From the genome of Vibrio navarrensis, one region includes:
- a CDS encoding PAS domain-containing sensor histidine kinase: protein MRAKVLLIFVILMWFLLSQWAGKELVRQWQTAQSIEQSQQHFLDYIGDVRRTLHRFYHLPYLITNNRNSQTFLAGDSTLYSALRNELTLLDKAANTKGWYLLSASGDMLISSLEDERLSEADIDAIVEQIHAQREGVSLVSKTRGSSPFFYLAAPINIDFDIVGIAVVQINLRLLTEQALTSNDAILFQNQRGDYFLSSHPDMTADWLNEHQPQIVHQHSELKDGTSLLFWHNQDNTYLAQTIVLDDLHWQLTYLSSYKPVRQAVVSASWGITIGNLVLLMFAVIAYQRQQKNLSQQRIQKLMDESRQRMSQMINKTHVGLFRLNAQGQIEDINPMAKRYFSLSDSMATKMPAWQLFDIGNPASTILPLLKNLPKHRDLAELTAIETMGRRSDGSQFPLLFSLTAFPWHGEHHYLVTVLDISKRKKAEQALQKANEELTSRVEARTAELKAAQQELIESSKLAALGKMSSAITHELNQPLTGLKTLLTSNEVLMERGELAMLKSNNQLIHRLIDRMGKMTSQLKSFAYQKPEQLCPVSLPEALQETLRIYQAELAPIDVRVRLPHPLANVLGEEQRLRQVLGNLISNAIDAMKATAQPQLMISASIAQNELSLAISDNGCGVSEEQLSQLFEPFATSKKIGEGLGLGLSITANNMRDMQGRISVNKNASAGLTFTLTFLLEASPD from the coding sequence ATGAGAGCAAAAGTGCTGCTTATTTTCGTGATTTTGATGTGGTTTTTGCTCAGCCAATGGGCCGGAAAGGAGTTGGTCCGACAGTGGCAAACCGCGCAAAGCATCGAACAATCTCAGCAGCATTTTCTCGACTATATTGGCGATGTTCGCCGCACGTTACACCGTTTTTATCATCTGCCGTATCTGATCACCAACAACCGCAACAGCCAAACGTTTTTAGCTGGCGATAGCACGCTTTACTCTGCACTGCGCAATGAGCTGACCTTGCTCGACAAAGCCGCCAATACCAAAGGCTGGTATTTGCTCTCGGCCAGCGGCGACATGCTCATTTCCAGCTTGGAAGATGAGCGCCTGAGCGAGGCTGACATTGATGCGATTGTCGAGCAGATCCACGCCCAGCGTGAAGGCGTTTCGCTGGTGAGTAAAACTCGTGGCTCCTCGCCGTTTTTCTATCTCGCCGCGCCCATCAACATCGATTTCGATATTGTCGGCATCGCCGTGGTGCAGATCAATTTGCGCCTGCTCACCGAACAAGCGTTAACCAGCAACGACGCGATCTTGTTTCAGAACCAGCGCGGCGACTATTTTCTCTCCAGCCATCCAGACATGACCGCCGACTGGCTCAACGAACACCAACCGCAAATTGTTCACCAACATTCAGAGCTCAAAGACGGCACTTCGCTGCTGTTTTGGCACAACCAAGACAACACCTATCTTGCACAAACCATCGTCTTGGACGATCTCCACTGGCAACTGACCTATCTGAGCAGTTACAAGCCTGTTCGCCAAGCGGTCGTTTCCGCCAGTTGGGGGATAACCATTGGCAACCTGGTGCTGCTGATGTTTGCTGTCATCGCCTACCAGCGTCAGCAAAAAAACTTGAGCCAGCAACGCATTCAAAAACTGATGGACGAATCTCGCCAGCGCATGAGCCAGATGATCAACAAAACCCATGTTGGGTTATTTCGGCTCAACGCCCAAGGCCAGATTGAGGACATCAATCCCATGGCCAAGCGCTACTTCAGCCTCTCCGACAGCATGGCCACCAAGATGCCAGCGTGGCAGTTGTTTGATATCGGCAATCCCGCTTCCACGATTTTGCCGTTGTTAAAAAATCTGCCCAAACACCGAGATTTAGCCGAACTCACGGCCATCGAAACCATGGGGCGGCGCAGTGATGGCAGCCAGTTTCCTTTGCTGTTTTCCCTCACCGCTTTTCCTTGGCACGGCGAGCATCACTATTTGGTGACTGTGCTCGACATCAGCAAACGCAAAAAAGCCGAACAGGCGCTGCAAAAAGCCAATGAAGAGCTGACCAGTCGAGTCGAAGCGCGCACCGCCGAGCTAAAAGCGGCGCAACAAGAGCTGATTGAGAGCAGCAAGCTCGCCGCACTGGGTAAGATGTCCAGCGCGATTACCCATGAGCTTAACCAGCCGTTAACGGGCTTAAAAACGCTGCTCACCAGTAACGAAGTGCTGATGGAACGAGGCGAGTTAGCGATGCTGAAATCCAATAATCAGTTGATTCATCGCCTGATTGATCGCATGGGTAAAATGACCAGCCAGCTTAAATCTTTTGCCTATCAAAAGCCGGAACAACTTTGTCCGGTGTCATTGCCGGAGGCTCTGCAAGAAACGCTGCGGATTTACCAAGCGGAACTGGCTCCCATCGACGTGCGAGTGCGTCTGCCCCATCCGCTGGCCAATGTGTTGGGCGAAGAGCAGCGTTTGCGACAGGTGCTGGGGAATTTGATCTCCAACGCCATCGATGCGATGAAAGCCACCGCGCAACCTCAACTGATGATTTCCGCTTCAATAGCGCAAAACGAACTGAGCCTTGCTATCAGCGATAATGGTTGTGGTGTGAGTGAGGAGCAACTAAGCCAACTATTTGAACCTTTCGCGACCAGCAAAAAAATCGGTGAAGGGCTTGGCTTGGGCCTGTCTATCACCGCCAATAACATGCGCGACATGCAAGGGCGCATCTCGGT